The Watersipora subatra chromosome 1, tzWatSuba1.1, whole genome shotgun sequence genome has a window encoding:
- the LOC137398118 gene encoding uncharacterized protein: protein MDSGLYPEHFVDQMASQKQIMEQFYNNDKLSNPSDKQGKSSLEMLRLSCEQLQAKPPNSMRTVQEQKAVETVSSAYDKMSEVDAFNILKKKILKDTTHCHLWMFLFDILLDSNKSNVATWEDQKGMFRIRDPTKLADMWGEKRNRTNMTYEKLSRSLRHYYEKKILRKVPKRKYTYKFNSREILKSYEVQPYYRRSTNSQAQRNSAAQVNPTQHVMTPGYQPSPTSSQASPFYSPVTPSPSYHQNHASFNWNQTLPQGWPKGLDSPQACHQHPSPAYHVATSMANPEKQWPQPMLVGFSSRSVEQQIVQSPMAAPTVPPIYTPNLMQANHTTAAQVYQDSHHFMTDLVNGEAISMVTEEKPSAGYIMENIDNIINKSKGMPKTGPAPAVAAYGSSHNALYNQNNSNSNHIPQTRCRSNSITSYESSSPDSYYSNDAMFNDIMESLVMEAF from the exons ATGGACAGTGGACTATATCCAGAACATTTTGTTGACCAAATGGCTTCACAAAAACAAATCATGGAGCAGTTTTATAATAACGACAAGCTGAGCAATCCCTCAG ATAAGCAAGGGAAGAGCAGCCTTGAGATGCTGAGACTATCCTGCGAACAGCTACAAGCAAAGCCGCCAAACTCTATGAGAACTGTCCAGGAGCAGAAAGCAG TGGAGACGGTATCGAGTGCTTATGACAAAATGTCTGAGGTGGATGCCTTCAACATTCTCAAGAAGAAGATCCTGAAAG ATACGACGCACTGCCATCTGTGGATGTTTCTTTTCGACATATTGCTGGACTCGAATAAATCTAATGTGGCAACGTGGGAAGACCAGAAAGGAATGTTCAGAATAAGAGACCCTACAAAACTAGCTGATATGTGGGGGGAAAAAAGGAATAGGACAAACATGACTTATGAGAAGCTTTCAAGATCGCTTCGCCATTACTATGAGAAAAAAATTCTTCGTAAGGTACCCAAGAGAAAATACACCTACAAGTTTAACTCGCGAGAGATTCTGAAATCCTACGAAGTTCAACCATATTACCGTCGCTCGACCAATAGCCAAGCTCAAAGAAACTCTGCAGCTCAGGTAAACCCAACACAGCATGTCATGACCCCAGGCTACCAACCTAGCCCAACCAGTAGTCAAGCCAGTCCATTCTACTCACCAGTCACACCTAGCCCCTCCTACCACCAGAACCACGCAAGCTTCAACTGGAACCAAACATTGCCTCAAGGTTGGCCGAAGGGTTTAGATTCTCCACAGGCCTGTCACCAACACCCTTCACCTGCTTACCATGTGGCAACATCTATGGCAAACCCCGAAAAGCAATGGCCACAGCCGATGCTGGTTGGTTTTTCAAGCAGGTCTGTCGAACAACAGATTGTGCAGTCCCCAATGGCAGCACCGACTGTGCCACCCATATATACGCCAAACCTTATGCAAGCTAACCACACGACTGCTGCACAGGTCTACCAGGACAGTCACCATTTCATGACAGATTTAGTGAATGGCGAAGCGATAAGTATGGTAACAGAAGAGAAACCCAGTGCTGGTTATATAATGGAAAACATTGACAACATTATAAACAAATCAAAAGGCATGCCAAAAACTGGCCCAGCACCAGCAGTTGCAGCCTATGGCAGTTCTCACAATGCTTTATACAACCAAAACAACTCCAACTCTAACCATATTCCGCAGACACGGTGCCGTTCAAACTCTATAACAAGCTATGAAAGCAGCAGTCCAGACAGCTACTACAGTAATGATGCCATGTTTAACGACATCATGGAGAGTCTCGTGATGGAAGCCTTCTAA